In Lasioglossum baleicum chromosome 19, iyLasBale1, whole genome shotgun sequence, the following proteins share a genomic window:
- the LOC143218565 gene encoding uncharacterized protein LOC143218565, which produces MFDNILNISEAPVFDNRITKIELHTYNPYANTTFENSDEIRIPIQQQDLYTLPCKSFLYVEGKLSLPRKLELPTGSGGESSIDTATLENNAVAFMFEEIRYELNGVEIDRSRNPGATTTLKNYVSLSRTRSGALSNAGWLYGDGGQKQAATATAAIHFNFCVPMNILLGFCEDYKRVVINARHELILIRSRTDANALYSPSNNAKPILDLYKIQWRMPHVALDEIHKLSMLRILDSDRSIGMSFRSWDLYEYPLLQTTTKHTWAIKTALQMEKPRYVIFALQTDRKNNLKKTATRFDHCALTNIRLYLNSETYPYDDLNIDFEKGKYALLYDMYAKFQESYYGNGEALLNTMDFLRYGPLVVLDCSRQNEALKNATVDVRIEFECRTDVPPSTTAYCLMIHDRIVEYNPLTNIVRKIT; this is translated from the coding sequence ATGTTTGacaacattttgaacatctcCGAAGCACCGGTCTTCGACAATCGCATAACGAAGATTGAGCTGCACACGTACAATCCGTATGCTAACACAACGTTCGAGAACAGCGACGAGATAAGGATACCCATTCAGCAACAAGACCTGTACACGCTCCCGTGTAAAAGTTTCCTATACGTTGAGGGAAAACTTAGTTTACCGAGAAAACTCGAATTACCGACTGGATCAGGAGGAGAATCCAGCATCGATACGGCAACTCTTGAGAACAATGCCGTTGCGTTTATGTTTGAGGAAATACGCTACGAATTGAACGGTGTAGAAATCGATCGATCCAGAAATCCCGGTGCGACGACAACTCTGAAGAATTACGTGAGTCTGTCCAGAACGAGAAGCGGCGCATTGTCCAACGCTGGCTGGCTGTATGGTGATGGTGGACAGAAACAGGCTGCAACGGCCACGGCTGCGATACATTTCAACTTTTGTGTACCTATGAACATTTTATTAGGCTTCTGTGAAGATTACAAACGTGTTGTGATAAATGCTCGACAcgaattgattttgattcgctCGCGTACCGACGCGAACGCATTGTACAGTCCTTCCAACAACGCGAAACCTATTCTGGATCTGtacaaaattcaatggcgaatgccACATGTTGCATTGGATGAAATACATAAGCTATCCATGTTACGTATTTTAGACAGCGACAGATCGATCGGCATGAGCTTTCGATCGTGGGATCTGTACGAATATCCTCTACTACAGACGACTACGAAGCATACATGGGCGATAAAAACAGCTCTGCAAATGGAAAAACCGCGATACGTGATATTCGCCTTGCAAACCGATCGAAAGAATAACTTAAAGAAAACAGCTACGCGATTCGATCATTGCGCATTGACAAATATTCGTCTTTACTTGAACTCGGAAACATATCCGTACGATGATTTAAATATCGATTTTGAGAAAGGTAAATACGCGTTGCTCTACGACATGTATgcaaaattccaagaatcatactatGGAAACGGTGAAGCGCTACTCAACACCATGGATTTCCTGCGATACGGTCCACTCGtcgttctcgattgttctcGACAAAATGAAGCGCTAAAAAATGCTACGGTCGACGTGCGAATCGAATTCGAATGTCGAACCGATGTCCCCCCATCGACAACAGCCTACTGCTTAATGATACACGACCGCATCGTGGAGTACAATCCATTGAcgaacattgttcgaaaaattacttaa
- the LOC143218432 gene encoding LOW QUALITY PROTEIN: protein toll-like (The sequence of the model RefSeq protein was modified relative to this genomic sequence to represent the inferred CDS: substituted 1 base at 1 genomic stop codon) — protein MNNSTKLRKITLHENPWTCDCDTRDVLNFMQTEVPRISESSLITCKNKKIPMVKMTATDFCPAETAMIVGISLSVAVIGLLIGMLAALYYRYQEEIKVWLYVHQLCLWFVTEDELDRDKLYDAFISYSHKDEEFVINELVSKLESGPRPFKLCIHFRDWLTGEWIPNQIARSVDDSRRTIVVLLPIFLESVXGRMEFRAAHRQALSEGRARVILVLYGEIGAIDKLDSELKAYLSMNTYVKWGDPWFWDKLRYALPHPPELTRRAIRNKIFEKHQPTIQINGEKKELIYPNNEPATPPAVSTPPVDTIKVFKCDNINKLEKDTVEKLNISNSNGILPSEQLILNNSTNKVQCTTV, from the coding sequence ATGAATAATTCTACCAAGTTGAGGAAAATTACGCTTCACGAGAATCCGTGGACATGCGACTGCGATACCAGAGATGTTTTGAACTTCATGCAAACGGAAGTCCCTAGAATTTCGGAGTCTTCGCTGATCACGTGTAAGAATAAAAAGATTCCAATGGTAAAAATGACGGCGACCGATTTCTGTCCCGCTGAAACGGCTATGATCGTAGGAATCAGTTTATCCGTAGCAGTGATTGGATTGTTGATCGGTATGTTGGCAGCCTTGTACTACCGGTACCAAGAAGAGATTAAAGTATGGCTGTACGTGCATCAACTCTGCCTATGGTTCGTAACCGAAGACGAATTGGACAGGGACAAGTTATACGACGCTTTTATAAGTTATTCCCATAAAGACGAAGAGTTTGTTATAAACGAGTTAGTGTCCAAGTTGGAAAGCGGTCCCAGACCGTTCAAACTGTgcatacatttcagagactggtTAACAGGAGAGTGGATACCGAATCAAATAGCTCGGTCTGTTGATGATTCGAGGAGAACGATAGTCGTATTGTTGCCAATCTTCTTGGAAAGCGTGTGAGGACGAATGGAATTTAGGGCCGCCCACAGACAGGCTCTCAGCGAAGGTCGAGCAAGAGTCATTCTAGTCCTGTACGGTGAGATCGGTGCCATTGATAAGTTAGACTCGGAACTGAAAGCCTATTTGAGCATGAACACCTACGTAAAGTGGGGTGATCCTTGGTTCTGGGATAAACTGCGATACGCTCTACCACACCCGCCAGAGTTGACCAGAAGGGCGATCAGgaacaaaattttcgagaaacaTCAACCCACTATACAAATTAACGGTGAGAAAAAGGAACTGATTTACCCAAACAACGAACCGGCAACACCACCTGCGGTCAGCACTCCTCCAGTCGATACCATTAAAGTCTTCAAATGCGACAACATCAACAAACTTGAAAAAGATACCGTTGAAAAGCTAAATATATCAAATAGCAATGGAATCCTTCCGTCTGAACAATTGATACTGAATAATTCAACTAATAAGGTACAATGTACCACTGTGTag
- the LOC143218482 gene encoding anillin-like yields the protein MPRVILPWRLLISILHLRRISSISEIRFLFPSNCTLTRILDGRPFKNACDSCLRFPTMKLHDLYKSITITFEIYWLETLPEVIPHDIKYHIHNGNGCSNNCNKKLANKTSKKFLKQESRLVMPSVQSPAGPSAVRFPAFQLSGYVIFSLKEVHRQQFTLNKVPSQSPLEGRLQMHVSCELSVSVEHRGFLTMFEDISGIGAWNRKWCLLKGSTLSYWEYPDDERRKTPIGNLDLQSK from the exons ATGCCGCGTGTAATCTTGCCTTGGAGGCTGTTGATATCGATATTGCATCTGAGACGAATTTCTTCGATCTCTGAGATTAG ATTTCTATTTCCTTCCAATTGTACTCTGACACGAATATTAGATGGTAGACCGTTTAAAAATGCTTGCGATTCATGCCTGCGTTTTCCGACAATGAAATTACATGATTTGTACAAAAGTATTACAATTACGTTCGAGATTTACTGGCTTGAAACACTACCTGAAGTTATACCACATGATATTAAGTATCATATTCATAATGGTAACGGATGCAGTAACAATTGCAATAAAAAG CTTGCAAATAAAACttctaaaaagtttttaaaacaaGAAAGCCGATTAGTAATGCCAAGCGTTCAAAGTCCGGCTGGCCCATCTGCTGTTCGATTCCCAGCATTTCAATTGTCTGGCTACGTTATTTTCAGTCTGAAGGAAGTGCATCGACAgcaatttacattaaataag GTACCATCGCAATCGCCATTAGAGGGACGACTACAGATGCATGTTTCTTGCGAGCTTTCGGTATCGGTGGAGCATAGAGGATTTCTAACAATGTTCGAAGATATTTCTGGAATTGGAGCCTGGAATCGTAAATGGTGCTTACTTAAAGGATCGACGTTATCGTATTGGGAATATCCTGACGACGAAAGGAGGAAAACTCCCATTGGAAATTTAGATTtgcaaagtaaataa